From the genome of Miscanthus floridulus cultivar M001 chromosome 10, ASM1932011v1, whole genome shotgun sequence, one region includes:
- the LOC136488189 gene encoding putative aldehyde oxidase Art an 7, whose protein sequence is MPKPRSLLLHLLLIASCIANAAGADDAPSQEPTTPSSSFQGEWQLLHASIGVSAMHMQLLPGDFILMFDRTDTGPSNISLAALAPCAATADGADRTAQSCSSGALLPNGTLLQTGGFSNGDRIARLISPATGWVELPSFLAARRWYATDMILPDGHVLILGGRRQSNLEYFPHADDVAPAQALTFFPFMDETTEPDAENILYPFGRSSTSYLTALSVFANDRAVDFDPYNRVLRSDGSQPSHAACRGTTRHVAHIRLCPDAHMSFLVWPYDFLEQMDENLKSITF, encoded by the exons ATGCCCAAGCCAAGATCCTTgcttctccacctcctcctaatCGCCAGCTGCATTGCCAATGCCGCCGGCGCCGATGATGCCCCGTCGCAGGAGCCCACCACACCGTCCTCGTCGTTCCAGGGAGAATGGCAGCTCCTCCATGCGAGCATCGGCGTCTCGGCGATGCACATGCAGCTGCTGCCGGGGGACTTCATCCTGATGTTCGACCGCACCGACACGGGGCCCTCCAACATCTCGCTGGCCGCGCTGGCGCCGTGCGCGGCCACCGCCGACGGCGCCGACCGCACGGCCCAGTCG TGCTCCTCGGGGGCGCTGCTCCCCAACGGCACGCTCCTCCAGACCGGCGGCTTCTCCAACGGCGACCGCATCGCGCGGCTCATCTCCCCGGCCACGGGATGGGTCGAGCTCCCGTCGTTCCTCGCCGCGCGGCGGTGGTACGCCACCGACATGATCCTCCCCGACGGCCACGTGCTCATCCTCGGCGGGCGGCGGCAGTCCAACCTCGAGTACTTCCCGCACGCCGATGACGTGGCGCCGGCGCAGGCGCTGACGTTCTTTCCGTTTATGGACGAGACGACGGAGCCCGACGCCGAGAACATCCTGTACCCTTTCGGCCGTTCCTCCACCTCCTACCTGACGGCACTGTCTGTCTTTGCCAATGACCGTGCCGTCGACTTCGACCCATATAACCGTGTGCTCCGCTCCGATGGCTCCCAGCCGTCCCATGCGGCGTGCCGAGGAACTACCCGTCATGTGGCTCATATCCGGCTTTGCCCAGACGCGCATATGAGTTTCCTAGTTTGGCCGTACGATTTCTTAGAACAAATGGACGAAAACCTAAAAAGTATTACCTTCTGA